A genomic segment from Ochotona princeps isolate mOchPri1 chromosome 11, mOchPri1.hap1, whole genome shotgun sequence encodes:
- the ESCO2 gene encoding N-acetyltransferase ESCO2 yields MAPFTPKKRKQHSKNCDSLLSDIPSKKLILDCTPNIFPSPDFCQNNDKNEEKALCSLQDHFIPSLLKTSASDRLPSASQGSPFKSAVSTVSFYNKNKWYLSPLERKLIRESRSTCLKPINGEKSFPSVMEKMQGKPICSKKKSKKPQKSLTAKYQPSYKHTKHTAKNSKSSKQNQVTYKPVVEKENNCCATESNVTARRVLSQKIKPQVTLQGGAAFFLNRKRSTLRKPPLENKPSLEHTQRNKSKLIDDSDVETVTVRKTFETKQVPRCLSLEEKLIKDSSAGVVSSRECKLDQSKHFPSEDSLGESKTCGSSKSTIYPIFSVSSVSAKRSVAEEESSVESITCTNFLKLTQKNINTRDANKETKDQLVIDAGQKHFGATMCKSCGMIYSASSPEDEMQHTQYHHRFLEGIRYTGWKKERIVAEFWDGKIVLVLPHDPSYAVKKVEDVKELVDCELGFQHVVPKCSNKVKTFLFISDEKKVVGCLIAEPIKQAFRVLSEPADPDSSSSQECHRAWQCSDVPQPAVCGISRIWVFRLKRRKRIARRLVDTVRNCFMFGCFLSTDEIAFSDPTPDGKLFATKYCNTPNFLVYNFNS; encoded by the exons ATGGCACCTTTTACTCCAAAGAAGAGGAAGCAACATTCCAAGAATTGTGATAG CCTTTTATCAGACATTCCATCAAAGAAATTAATTTTGGACTGTACTCCGAATATATTTCCATCACCTGATTTTTgtcaaaataatgataaaaatgaagaaaaggcaCTTTGCTCTCTACAAGACCACTTCATTCCAAGTCTACTCAAAACTTCTGCGAGTGATAGATTGCCATCTGCAAGTCAAGGCTCACCATTTAAATCAGCTGTCTCCACAGTATccttttacaacaaaaataaatggtaCCTCAGTCCACTGGAGAGAAAGCTGATAAGAGAGAGTAGATCCACTTGTCTAAAACCTATTAATGGAGAAAAATCttttcccagtgtgatggaaaaaatGCAGGGAAAACCAATCTGCTCcaaaaagaagagcaaaaaaCCACAGAAGAGTTTAACTGCTAAGTATCAACCAAGTTATAAACATACCAAGCATACAGCGAAGAATTCTAAAAGTTCCAAacaaaatcaagtgacctataagCCAGTTGTGGAGAAAGAGAATAATTGTTGTGCAACTGAAAGTAATGTGACTGCTCGCCGGGTTTTGAgccaaaaaataaaaccacaagtTACACTTCAGGGTGGGGCAGCATTTTTTCTTAATAGAAAAAGATCCACTCTTAGAAAACCGCCTCTGGAAAATAAGCCATCCCTGGAACATACCCAAAGGAATAAGTCCAAATTGATTGATGATTCTGATGTAGAGACTGTGACTGTAAGAAAAACTTTTGAGACAAAGCAAGTGCCAAGGTGCTTGTCACTAGAAGAGAAATTAATAAAG GATTCATCAGCTGGTGTAGTTTCTTCAAGGGAGTGTAAACTTGATCAAAGTAAGCATTTTCCTTCAGAGGATTCTCTTGGTGAGAGCAAGACATGTG gTTCTTCCAAATCGACTATCTATCCCATCTTCAGTGTGTCTTCAGTCAGTGCAAAAAG ATCTGTGGCTGAGGAAGAATCTTCTGTGGAATCCATCACATGTACTAACTTCTTGAAACTGACACAGAAAAACATTAATACCAGAGatgcaaataaagaaacaaaagaccAGCTCGTCATT GATGCAGGTCAGAAACATTTTGGGGCCACCATGTGTAAGTCATGTGGCATGAtctactctgcttccagccctgaaGACGAGATGCAGCACACTCAGTATCACCACAGATTTCTGGAAGgaatcagatataca GGCTGGAAAAAAGAACGCATAGTAGCAGAGTTTTGGGATGGCAAGATTGTATTGGTTCTGCCGCATGATCCAAGTTATGCTGTAAAAAAG GTAGAAGATGTCAAAGAACTTGTTGATTGTGAATTGGGCTTCCAACATGTTGTTCCCAAGTGTTCAAACAAAGTGAAAacttttctctttatatctgatgaAAAAAAAGTAGTTGGGTGTTTAATTGCAGAGCCCATCAAGCAG GCCTTCCGGGTGCTCTCTGAGCCAGCTGACCCAGACTCCTCCAGCTCTCAGGAGTGTCACAGGGCATGGCAATGTTCAGATGTGCCACAACCTGCTGTCTGTGGGATCAGTAGAATCTGGGTTTTTAGACTGAAAAGAAGAAAGCGCATTGCAAGACGACTGGTAGATACTGTCag gaattgctTTATGTTTGGCTGTTTTCTGAGCACTGATGAAATAGCATTTTCTGACCCAACACCAGATGGCAAACTATTTGCAACCAAGTACTGCAACACCCCAAATTTCCTTGTATACAACTTTAATAGTTAA